From Anopheles darlingi chromosome 2, idAnoDarlMG_H_01, whole genome shotgun sequence, the proteins below share one genomic window:
- the LOC125951355 gene encoding alpha-tocopherol transfer protein-like translates to MSSNDSTPLNSPRKIFGKTATLDNNAMLEYEMNKNLDGKYREKAEKELGETGGELTYTRIRQLRQQLNIYNENHQRDLGCRRDDSFLLRFLRAKKFDVEKAFKMMQKYYKMKEEHPEIFKVSPPSEMKFMLEMQIQTMLPKKDEHGRQIYLFRVERCDPYKIPVDYVFRSNVLALEDAVRHPETQIGGLVVLLDMAGLGFAHARYLSPHLARKTVEVVQEAFPLRFKAFHVLHEPFYFDAVLAVLKPFLKDKIRRRIHLHGNSLSSLHKYISRDLLPAEYGGNLGPFDNTEWRQAILDNEQYFIDLETYSNRSESGCFQLEHGDGDAESDIDSLQFGDTETEDSEFDEDDRRVLSPKRNARSIQNIEEIFLKNGFDNGCATSAGSDAKQEKEVEELK, encoded by the exons ATGTCCAGCAACGACAGTACACCATTGAACAGTCCGCGGAAAATCTTCGGAAAGACGGCGACGCTCGACAATAATGCAATGCTCGAGTACGAGATGAACAAAAATCTAG atGGAAAGTACCGCGAAAAGGCCGAGAAGGAACTGGGTGAGACGGGGGGCGAACTGACGTACACTAGAATCCGCCAGCTGCGGCAACAGCTAAACATCTACAACGAGAACCACCAGCGGGATCTTGGATGCCGGCGGGATGATTCGTTTCTGCTACGATTTTTACGCGCCAAAAAGTTTGACGTCGAGAAGGCCTTCAAAATG ATGCAAAAGTACTACAAGATGAAGGAGGAACATCCGGAGATCTTTAAAGTATCTCCACCGAGCGAGATGAAGTTTATGCTCGAGATGCAAATCCAAACCATGCTACCGAAGAAGGATGAGCACGGTCGACAGATCTACTTGTTTCGAGTTG AAAGATGTGATCCGTACAAAATTCCAGTTGATTACGTGTTTCGCAGTAATGTACTGGCGCTGGAGGATGCCGTCCGGCATCCGGAAACACAGATCGGTGGgcttgtggtgctgctcgatATGGCCGGTCTAGGATTTGCTCATGCCCG CTACCTTTCGCCACACTTGGCCCGGAAGACAGTCGAGGTGGTGCAGGAAGcgtttccgcttcgcttcAAAGCGTTCCACGTGCTGCACGAACCGTTCTACTTCGATGCTGTCCTGGCCGTGCTGAAACCATTCCTGAAGGACAAGATTCGCCGAAGG ATACATTTGCATGGGAACAGTCTCAGCTCGCTGCACAAGTACATCTCGCGGGATCTGCTACCGGCCGAGTACGGTGGCAATCTCGGCCCGTTCGACAATACCGAGTGGCGTCAGGCGATACTGGACAACGAGCAGTACTTTATCGATCTGGAAACGTACAGCAATCGGTCGGAAAGTGGTTGCTTCCAGCTCGagcacggcgatggcgatgcggaGAGTGATATCGATAGTTTACAGTTTGGCGACACGGAAACCGAAGACAGCGAGTTCGATGAGGACGATCGGCGCGTCCTAAGCCCGAAGAGAAACGCTCGCTCGATACAGAATATTGAAGAGATTTTCCTCAAAAATGGCTTCGATAATGGCTGTGCAACGAGCGCTGGTAGCGATgcgaagcaggagaaggaagtTGAGGAGCTAAAGTAA
- the LOC125951363 gene encoding uncharacterized protein LOC125951363, with translation MKLLLVLGVVVAYLGQLHAGPVVADHSLVAISSTRNELFKEFDHLLNGIAKEAIDSLSSLQQNTEKQVASVETAIQDLETLYNDKVLKEISKYDGVLQELETKVSPCFGAVPEDIKKIVHGARGQAGVCAKNTIARVREIKKNVEAHIHFGLGKVQDIVAIGRQCIVDNKGILEQINCALESAPKAVSIVEEIVRDAATLIAESSQEVADISVDTEQCLAVAVQDAVGRFNDAMKKVSECLGDE, from the exons ATGAAACTATTGCTAGTGCTTGGAGTTGTAGTGGCGTATCTAGGACAG CTACATGCTGGTCCAGTAGTGGCCGACCATTCGCTGGTAGCAATCTCGTCCACGCGTAACGAGTTGTTCAAAGAGTTCGACCACCTCCTTAATGGTATCGCAAAGGAGGCAATCGACAGTTTATCGTCGCTGCAGCAAAATACCGAGAAGCAGGTAGCGTCAGTGGAAACTGCCATCCAAGATCTGGAGACGCTGTACAACGATAAGGTGTTGAAAGAGATCTCCAAGTATGATGGCGTGCTGCAAGAGCTTGAGACCAAGGTTTCACCTTGCTTCGGAGCTGTACCGGAGGATATTAAGAAGATCGTGCATGGAGCACGTGGTCAGGCCGGTGTTTGCGCCAAGAACACGATTGCACGGGTACGTGAGATCAAGAAAAACGTTGAAGCTCACATCCACTTTGGACTTGGTAAGGTGCAGGACATTGTTGCCATCGGTCGCCAATGTATAGTGGACAACAAGGGCATACTGGAACAGATAAACTGTGCGCTGGAAAGT GCCCCGAAAGCAGTGAGCATAGTGGAGGAGATTGTACGTGATGCCGCTACGCTCATCGCGGAAAGCTCGCAAGAGGTGGCCGATATTTCGGTGGACACCGAGCAGTGCTTGGCCGTGGCAGTGCAGGATGCTGTAGGTAGGTTCAACGATGCAATGAAAAAGGTTTCTGAATGTTTGGGTGACGAGTAG
- the LOC125951358 gene encoding alpha-tocopherol transfer protein-like: protein MPEIASSKAKGPSAEQKLPETNGKGSASTLPDQAERNRKINELRKLIEGFDDCMRRSDDLFLCRFLYCCDWNVEESFARMVKLFKLKEANPEWFFHKPIATYQELLNRNIKFALDRRDRRGRRVFVTRLGAIDFSTMAITDLANLDDIWFELMLNEPETLDSGVTCLIDMSGYSLKGLRFLTPQNIRVGSAKADLLPLKNIEFHVVNSSVFMNAAVAILYPMLSKKIKESVHFHYSNWSSLHEYVPADILPQEYGGSAGKVFDYEAIVRQVMDRADEFDRLLTFGGKAIVPVTPSQVPSVTNGKASKTKGKLKGVDKKKKGMKEVPVEE from the exons ATGCCGGAAATAGCGTCGTCCAAGGCGAAGGGTCCATCGGCCGAGCAGAAGCTACCGGAAACTAACGGCAAGGGATCAGCAAGCACCTTGCCCGACCAGGCCGAACGCAACAGAAAGATCAACGAACTACGCAAGCTGATCGAAG GTTTTGATGATTGTATGCGACGAAGTGACGATCTGTTTCTGTGCCGATTCCTGTACTGTTGTGATTGGAACGTCGAAGAGTCGTTCGCGCGCATGGTGAAGCTCTTCAAGTTGAAG GAAGCGAATCCTGAATGGTTCTTCCACAAACCGATCGCCACCTACCAGGAGCTGTTGAACCGGAACATCAAGTTTGCGCTGGATCGTCGGGACCGGCGCGGTCGCCGAGTGTTTGTAACGCGACtgggtgcaatcgatttttccaCGATGGCCATCACCGACCTGGCCAACCTGGACGACATCTGGTTCGAGCTGATGCTGAACGAGCCGGAAACACTCGACAGTGGCGTGACGTGTCTTATCGATATGAGCGGCTATTCGTTGAAGGGTCTGCGGTTTCTAACACCCCAGAACATTCGTGTCGGCTCGGCGAAGGCTGATTTGCTGCCGCTTAAGAACATTGAGTTTCATGTGGTAAATTCGTCCGTCTTTATGAACGCAGCCGTCGCCATCCTGTACCCGATGTTGAGCAAGAAAATCAAAGAAAGTGTCCACTTCCACTATTCGAACTGGAGCTCGCTGCATGAGTACGTGCCGGCCGACATATTGCCTCAGGAGTATGGTGGGAGTGCGGGTAAAGTGTTCGACTATGAAGCCATCGTCCGGCAGGTGATGGACCGGGCGGATGAATTCGATCGGTTATTGACCTTCGGTGGAAAGGCGATAGTACCAGTGACACCTTCACAAGTACCCAGCGTCACCAATGGAAAGGCGTCGAAAACGAAGGGGAAACTAAAGGGTGtcgataagaagaagaaaggaatgaAAGAAGTGCCTGTTGAGGAATAA
- the LOC125951360 gene encoding alpha-tocopherol transfer protein-like, with product MPEPDGVIHQLYMERELPAKVAEVARSQGEDPDRTSLMIEELREMIYEKGDCVPHRVDDDYLIKFLRARFWNVQHAYNLMTRYYAFRASNPDFYENVNPMALRSLGDDDIMSISPYRDQEGRRVIFFKFGNWRPSKIPIVDLFRATMLLLEVGSLEPQSQVLGGVGIMDLEGLTLNHAWNLTPAVAQKMLALLATSMPQRTSQIHIVNQGWVFDTAFQIFKPLLTEKMRQRLFFHGSDRTSLHKHIDPEALPVRYGGTKPEYPYTYWLEHLSQNEKVIQELQQLGYVSEPLEE from the exons ATGCCGGAACCGGACGGTGTAATCCACCAGCTGTACATGGAGCGTGAGCTGCCCGCCAAAGTGGCCGAAGTGGCGCGATCACAGGGTGAAGATCCGGATCGAACGAGTTTGATGATAGAGGAACTGCGCGAGATGATTTACG AGAAAGGTGACTGTGTTCCGCACCGAGTGGACGACGACTATCTGATCAAGTTTCTCCGGGCACGATTTTGGAATGTACAGCACGCCTACAACCTGATGACCCGGTACTACGCGTTCCGGGCGAGCAATCCAGATTTCTACGAGAACGTGAACCCGATGGCTTTGCGATCGCTGGGCGATGACGACATCATGTCCATATCACCGTACCGGGACCAGGAGGGCCGTCGAGTGATCTTTTTCAAGTTCGGCAACTGGCGCCCGTCGAAGATTCCGATCGTGGATCTGTTCCGCGCTacgatgctactgctggaggTGGGTTCGCTCGAACCTCAGTCACAGGTGCTCGGTGGCGTTGGGATTATGGATCTCGAGGGCCTCACGTTGAACCACGCCTGGAATTTAACGCCCGCAGTGGCACAGAAGATGCTCGCCCTACTAGCAACCAGCATGCCACAGCGCACCAGCCAGATCCACATCGTCAACCAGGGATGGGTGTTTGATACGGCTTTTCAGATCTTCAAACCGCTGCTCACGGAAAAGATGCGGCAGCGATTGTTCTtccacggatcggatcgaacctCCCTGCACAAACACATCGACCCGGAAGCACTGCCGGTGCGATACGGTGGCACAAAACCGGAGTACCCCTACACGTACTGGCTGGAGCATTTGAGCCAGAACGAGAAGGTGATCCAGGAGCTGCAACAACTCGGATACGTATCCGAACCGTTGGAAGAGTGA